A region from the Catenulispora sp. MAP5-51 genome encodes:
- a CDS encoding cystathionine gamma-synthase → MSASDAHANAAFETLAIHAGQDPDPLTGAVVPPIYQVSTYKQDGVGGLRGGYEYSRSANPTRKALEDCLAAVEGGRVGLAFASGLAAEDCLLRTVCVPGDHVVIPADAYGGTFRLFSKVLSRWGLGWTAANMSDPAAVRAAVVPGKTKAIWVETPSNPLLGVADIAALAGVAHETGSLLVVDNTFATPYLQQPLALGADVVVHSTTKYMGGHSDVVGGALVVSDEELGAELTYHQNAMGAIAGPFDAWLVLRGVKTLAVRMDRHCSNAQRIAEALAAHPKVTAVHYPGLPDDPGHEVAAKQMSGFGGMISFRVAGGEQEAVDLCGRTELFTLGESLGGVESLIEHPGRMTHASAAGSPLEVPNDLVRLSVGIESVDDLLADLLRALG, encoded by the coding sequence ATGTCCGCATCTGACGCCCACGCCAACGCCGCCTTCGAGACCCTGGCCATCCACGCCGGCCAGGACCCGGACCCGCTGACCGGCGCCGTCGTCCCCCCGATCTACCAGGTCTCCACCTACAAACAGGATGGAGTCGGCGGCCTGCGGGGCGGCTACGAATACTCGCGCAGCGCCAATCCGACCCGCAAGGCGCTGGAGGACTGTCTCGCCGCCGTGGAGGGCGGCCGTGTCGGTCTGGCCTTCGCCTCGGGTCTGGCCGCCGAGGACTGCCTGCTGCGGACCGTGTGCGTGCCCGGCGACCACGTCGTCATCCCGGCTGACGCCTACGGCGGCACCTTCCGCCTGTTCTCCAAGGTCCTGTCGCGGTGGGGCCTGGGGTGGACCGCCGCCAACATGTCCGACCCGGCCGCCGTGCGGGCCGCGGTGGTGCCCGGCAAGACCAAGGCGATCTGGGTCGAGACGCCCTCGAACCCGCTGCTGGGTGTCGCCGACATCGCGGCGCTGGCCGGGGTCGCGCACGAGACCGGGTCGCTGCTCGTCGTCGACAACACGTTCGCCACCCCCTACCTGCAGCAGCCGCTGGCCCTGGGCGCCGACGTGGTCGTGCACTCGACCACCAAATACATGGGCGGCCACTCCGACGTTGTCGGCGGCGCGCTGGTGGTGTCGGACGAGGAACTGGGCGCGGAGCTGACCTACCACCAGAACGCGATGGGCGCCATCGCCGGTCCCTTCGACGCCTGGCTGGTGCTGCGCGGCGTCAAGACCCTGGCGGTGCGCATGGACCGGCACTGCTCCAACGCCCAGCGCATCGCCGAGGCGCTGGCCGCGCACCCGAAGGTGACGGCCGTGCACTACCCGGGCCTGCCCGACGACCCCGGCCACGAGGTCGCGGCCAAGCAGATGTCCGGCTTCGGCGGCATGATCTCCTTCCGGGTGGCCGGCGGCGAGCAGGAGGCCGTCGACCTGTGCGGCCGCACCGAACTGTTCACCCTCGGGGAGTCGCTCGGCGGCGTCGAGTCGCTGATCGAGCACCCCGGCCGGATGACCCACGCCAGCGCCGCCGGCTCTCCGCTGGAGGTGCCGAACGACCTCGTCCGGCTCTCCGTCGGCATCGAGTCGGTCGACGACCTGCTGGCCGACCTCCTGCGCGCTCTGGGCTGA
- a CDS encoding EamA family transporter translates to MTVVPEQGTAHSNGATPRTRRVQPTQQMTTAAWAALAAVYFIWGSTYLAIRYAIESIPPLSSAALRFTLAGLILGTFLAIRRGPSALRVTRGQLASAALIGTLLLLGGNGFVVLSEQYIPSGTSALLVASVPLWIVVWRAVAKDRPTLPMLVGVLIGFAGLVVLMRPGGGGAHNYVLGVVLVLIASISWAFGSVASKAWLTPPKDPFVASAYQMVFGGIGCGIAAVLHGEHFHPGAITATSVWATVYLVGAGSLVAFSSYVWLLKNAPISTVATYAYVNPVVAVALGALFLSETITVAVVVGGLIVVLGVAVVIAAERR, encoded by the coding sequence ATGACAGTCGTCCCCGAGCAGGGAACTGCTCACTCGAACGGAGCAACGCCGCGAACGCGGCGGGTGCAGCCGACGCAGCAGATGACGACGGCCGCCTGGGCCGCCCTCGCAGCGGTGTACTTCATCTGGGGTTCCACCTACCTCGCGATCCGCTACGCCATCGAATCCATCCCGCCGCTGTCGTCCGCGGCGCTGCGCTTCACTCTTGCGGGCCTGATCCTCGGCACCTTCCTCGCGATCCGCCGCGGCCCCTCGGCGCTGCGCGTCACGCGCGGGCAGCTGGCCTCGGCCGCGCTGATCGGCACCCTGCTGCTGCTCGGCGGGAACGGCTTCGTGGTGCTCTCGGAGCAGTACATCCCCTCCGGGACCTCCGCGCTCCTGGTGGCGTCCGTGCCGCTGTGGATCGTGGTGTGGCGCGCCGTGGCCAAGGACCGGCCGACCCTGCCGATGCTGGTCGGCGTCCTCATCGGCTTCGCCGGGCTCGTGGTCTTGATGCGTCCCGGCGGGGGCGGGGCCCACAACTACGTGCTCGGTGTCGTACTCGTGCTCATCGCCTCGATCAGCTGGGCCTTCGGCTCGGTGGCGTCCAAGGCGTGGCTGACGCCGCCGAAGGACCCGTTCGTGGCGTCGGCGTACCAGATGGTGTTCGGCGGCATCGGCTGCGGCATCGCGGCGGTGCTGCACGGCGAGCACTTCCACCCCGGCGCGATCACCGCCACGTCCGTCTGGGCGACGGTTTATCTGGTCGGCGCGGGATCGCTTGTGGCGTTCTCGTCCTATGTGTGGCTATTGAAGAACGCGCCGATTTCCACAGTAGCAACATATGCATATGTGAACCCTGTTGTCGCCGTCGCACTTGGGGCGCTCTTCCTGAGCGAGACCATCACCGTCGCGGTGGTGGTCGGAGGGCTGATCGTGGTGCTCGGAGTGGCCGTGGTGATAGCCGCGGAACGCAGGTGA
- a CDS encoding ROK family protein, whose protein sequence is MTATDTSGDAPVLAIDIGGTKMAVGAVDALGEVLASFRAPTPAGAGADGEALYAALLDAVDHLPYQRDAYRAVGVGCGGPMRWPAGEVSPLNIPGWRGFPLRWRLEADFRRDVRLHNDAICLAAAEHWQGAGRGAANMLGMVVSTGVGGGLILGDRLIDGAKGNAGHIGHVVVDQETPCACGGTGCLEAVASGPRMAAWAAAQGWRAGQESRTGKDLTDDARAGDGIAEAAFTRAGTALGVAIAGAAAMCDLELVTIGGGIVQAGELLFEPLRAALYRHARLDFTKNLKVVPADLGQDAGLVGAAALILRGDAYWSADRVD, encoded by the coding sequence ATGACGGCGACTGACACCTCCGGGGACGCCCCGGTACTGGCGATCGACATCGGCGGGACGAAGATGGCGGTCGGGGCCGTCGACGCGCTGGGGGAGGTGCTGGCCTCCTTCCGGGCGCCGACGCCGGCCGGGGCGGGGGCGGACGGCGAGGCGCTGTACGCCGCGCTGCTCGACGCCGTCGATCACCTGCCGTACCAGCGCGACGCCTACCGTGCGGTGGGCGTCGGCTGCGGCGGTCCCATGCGGTGGCCGGCCGGGGAGGTGTCGCCGTTGAACATCCCCGGGTGGCGCGGTTTCCCGTTGCGGTGGCGGCTGGAGGCCGACTTCCGGCGCGACGTCCGGCTCCACAACGACGCCATCTGCCTGGCCGCCGCCGAGCACTGGCAGGGTGCCGGGCGCGGGGCCGCGAACATGCTCGGCATGGTCGTCTCCACCGGCGTCGGCGGCGGCCTGATCCTCGGCGACCGCCTCATCGACGGGGCCAAGGGCAACGCCGGGCACATCGGCCATGTCGTCGTGGACCAGGAGACGCCCTGCGCCTGCGGCGGTACCGGCTGCCTGGAGGCCGTCGCGAGCGGTCCGCGGATGGCCGCGTGGGCGGCGGCGCAGGGCTGGCGCGCCGGCCAGGAAAGCCGCACCGGCAAGGACCTCACCGACGACGCCCGGGCCGGCGACGGCATCGCCGAGGCCGCGTTCACCCGCGCCGGGACCGCCCTGGGCGTCGCGATCGCCGGGGCGGCGGCCATGTGCGACCTGGAGTTGGTGACCATCGGCGGCGGGATCGTGCAGGCCGGCGAGCTCCTCTTCGAGCCGCTGCGCGCCGCGCTGTACCGGCACGCGCGCCTGGACTTCACCAAGAACCTGAAGGTGGTCCCGGCCGATCTGGGCCAGGACGCCGGTCTGGTCGGCGCCGCGGCGCTGATCCTGCGCGGGGACGCGTACTGGTCGGCCGACCGCGTGGACTAG
- a CDS encoding MDR family MFS transporter — MSETTEISEKLASPPAPPVAEGSTMSHKQILVVFGSLMLGLLLASLDNTIVSTAIRTIIGDIGGQNGLARMPWVTTAYVLASTAATPIYGKLSDLFGRKPLYMTAIALFLTGSALSGLSQNLDQLIAFRALQGLGAGGILGLTFAIVGDVVPPRERGKYQGLFGGVFMLAMVAGPLLGGIFTEHSSIIGITGWRWVFYVNLPIGIIALFVISAVLHLPKRRVKATIDYIGATLVVAGVVCLLLAAQMGGQQYAWGSPVIIGLAIAGVVVLAAFVMWEIRTPEPILPMRLFRGDVFRVSSVMGFLIGMVMMGAMMYIPFYFQVVNGDSPTKAGLRMLPMMVGLLTTSISSGRIISRTGRYRFFPIAGIAVTTIGLGLMTTMDENTTFFTGALFMFIVGLGLGATMQVLILAVQNAVEMKDMGVATTSSTFFRSLGQTFGAAVMGAILTNQLTSHLKTNAGPSPAMAPVRDHGMAILQSEGLMAKLPQSVQHVLVHSFTQALSTVFLFGSVLSLLAWFASWFLKEHKLRSMAPAGGTKQSAADVEAPALAH; from the coding sequence ATGAGTGAGACCACCGAAATATCCGAGAAGCTAGCGAGCCCTCCGGCGCCCCCGGTCGCCGAGGGCTCCACCATGAGCCACAAGCAGATCCTGGTGGTCTTCGGCTCGCTGATGCTGGGCCTGTTGCTGGCCTCGCTGGACAACACCATCGTCAGCACCGCGATCCGCACCATCATCGGCGACATCGGCGGCCAGAACGGCCTGGCCCGCATGCCCTGGGTGACCACGGCGTACGTGCTGGCCTCGACCGCCGCGACCCCGATCTACGGCAAGCTCTCCGACCTGTTCGGCCGCAAGCCGCTGTACATGACGGCGATCGCGCTGTTCCTGACCGGCTCGGCGCTGTCCGGCCTGTCGCAGAACCTGGACCAGCTCATCGCCTTCCGCGCGCTGCAGGGCCTGGGCGCCGGCGGCATCCTGGGCCTGACCTTCGCCATCGTCGGCGACGTGGTCCCGCCCCGCGAGCGCGGCAAGTACCAGGGCCTGTTCGGCGGCGTGTTCATGCTGGCGATGGTGGCCGGCCCGCTGCTCGGCGGCATCTTCACCGAGCACAGCTCGATCATCGGCATCACCGGCTGGCGCTGGGTGTTCTACGTGAACCTGCCGATCGGCATCATCGCGCTGTTCGTCATCAGCGCCGTGCTGCACCTGCCCAAGCGGCGGGTGAAGGCGACCATCGACTACATAGGCGCGACATTGGTCGTGGCGGGCGTGGTGTGCCTGCTCCTGGCGGCGCAGATGGGCGGCCAGCAGTACGCGTGGGGCTCCCCGGTCATCATCGGCCTGGCGATCGCCGGCGTCGTGGTCCTGGCGGCCTTCGTGATGTGGGAGATCCGCACGCCGGAGCCGATCCTGCCGATGCGCCTGTTCCGCGGCGACGTGTTCCGGGTGTCCAGCGTCATGGGCTTCCTCATCGGCATGGTGATGATGGGCGCGATGATGTACATCCCGTTCTACTTCCAAGTCGTGAACGGCGACAGCCCGACCAAGGCGGGCCTGCGGATGCTGCCGATGATGGTCGGCCTGCTGACCACCTCGATCAGCTCCGGGCGCATCATCAGCCGGACCGGCCGCTACCGGTTCTTCCCGATCGCCGGCATCGCGGTGACCACCATCGGGCTGGGCCTGATGACCACCATGGACGAGAACACCACGTTCTTCACCGGCGCGCTGTTCATGTTCATCGTCGGCCTGGGCCTGGGCGCCACGATGCAGGTGCTGATCCTGGCGGTGCAGAACGCGGTGGAGATGAAGGACATGGGCGTGGCGACCACGTCCTCGACCTTCTTCCGCTCGCTGGGCCAGACCTTCGGCGCGGCCGTCATGGGCGCGATCCTGACCAACCAGCTGACCAGCCACCTGAAGACCAACGCCGGCCCGAGCCCGGCGATGGCCCCGGTGCGCGACCACGGCATGGCGATCCTGCAGAGCGAGGGCCTGATGGCCAAGCTGCCGCAGTCCGTGCAGCACGTGCTGGTCCACTCCTTCACGCAGGCGCTGTCGACCGTGTTCCTGTTCGGGTCCGTGCTCAGCCTGCTCGCCTGGTTCGCCAGCTGGTTCCTGAAGGAGCACAAGCTGCGCTCGATGGCTCCGGCCGGCGGTACGAAGCAGAGCGCCGCCGACGTGGAGGCCCCGGCGTTGGCCCACTGA
- a CDS encoding MarR family winged helix-turn-helix transcriptional regulator, with product MSGEPLSSEPLTDEEYSELGKTMGMLFQRIMRSRREPEGGQIAALSMLAKCGPIRSSDLAKELFLDQSTVSRHVAHLESDGLVEKVADPKDGRATQLHLTDLGQKHIHDFWHKRIDAMREGFEHWDPADLRTLGLLMNRYVEDFAAIVAKAQEQAKNPESQSSDIPPAQLQNGPSTAERTANE from the coding sequence ATGAGCGGCGAGCCGTTGAGCAGCGAGCCTCTGACCGACGAGGAGTACAGCGAACTCGGCAAGACGATGGGCATGCTCTTCCAGCGCATCATGCGCTCCCGCCGGGAGCCCGAGGGCGGCCAGATCGCCGCGCTGAGCATGCTCGCCAAGTGCGGCCCGATCCGCTCCAGCGACCTGGCCAAGGAACTGTTCCTGGACCAGTCGACGGTCTCCCGCCACGTGGCCCACCTGGAGTCCGACGGCCTGGTCGAGAAGGTCGCCGACCCCAAGGACGGCCGCGCCACCCAGCTGCACCTGACCGACCTGGGCCAAAAGCACATCCACGACTTCTGGCACAAGCGCATCGACGCCATGCGCGAGGGCTTCGAGCACTGGGACCCCGCGGACCTGCGGACCCTGGGCCTGCTGATGAACCGCTACGTCGAGGACTTCGCCGCCATCGTCGCCAAGGCGCAGGAGCAGGCCAAGAACCCCGAATCACAGAGCTCTGACATTCCTCCCGCACAACTCCAGAACGGCCCCTCAACGGCAGAAAGAACCGCGAATGAGTGA
- the ilvA gene encoding threonine ammonia-lyase: protein MSTATVTLEDIERARDLLEGVARRTPLEGSRSISERVGGQVRFKCENLQRTGSFKIRGAYVRIANLSSAERANGVVAASAGNHAQGVALAASLLDSKSTVFMPEGAPLPKVAATEAYGAHVRFAGHTVDEALIAARAFAAETGATFIHPFDHPDVIAGQGTVGLEILEQCPEVRTIVVSVGGGGLLAGVAAAVKATRPDVQVIGVQAAGAAAYPPSMAAGKPVQLAELATMADGIKVGRPGDLPFELITRLVDEIRVVSEESLSKAMLALLERAKLVVEPAGAAAVAAVMDDARAFDAPVVALLSGGNIDPLLMMRMIRHGLVSAGRFLALRLRIPDRPGALAKLLSELGEADANVMDIEHLWTRPSLAFGEVEVALQLETRGIAHAETLISRLRAAGYQPEPTSF from the coding sequence ATGTCAACGGCGACTGTGACCCTGGAAGACATCGAGCGGGCCCGTGACCTGCTCGAAGGCGTGGCGCGGCGGACGCCCCTGGAGGGCTCCCGGAGTATCTCGGAGCGGGTCGGCGGACAGGTCCGCTTCAAGTGCGAGAACCTGCAGCGGACCGGATCCTTCAAGATCCGCGGCGCCTATGTGCGGATCGCCAACCTGTCGTCGGCCGAGCGCGCCAACGGCGTGGTGGCGGCCAGCGCCGGCAACCACGCGCAGGGCGTGGCGCTGGCGGCGTCGCTGCTGGACAGCAAGTCGACCGTGTTCATGCCCGAGGGCGCGCCGCTGCCGAAGGTGGCCGCGACCGAGGCGTACGGCGCGCACGTGCGCTTCGCCGGGCACACCGTGGACGAGGCGCTGATCGCCGCGCGGGCCTTCGCCGCCGAGACCGGCGCCACCTTCATCCACCCCTTCGACCACCCCGACGTGATCGCCGGGCAGGGCACGGTCGGCCTGGAGATCCTGGAGCAGTGCCCCGAGGTGCGCACCATCGTGGTCTCGGTCGGCGGCGGCGGGCTGCTGGCCGGGGTCGCCGCGGCGGTGAAGGCCACGCGGCCGGACGTCCAGGTGATCGGCGTGCAGGCGGCCGGCGCCGCCGCCTACCCGCCCTCGATGGCCGCCGGCAAGCCGGTGCAGCTGGCCGAATTGGCGACCATGGCAGACGGGATCAAGGTCGGCCGGCCCGGCGACCTTCCCTTCGAACTGATCACCCGGCTCGTCGACGAGATACGCGTGGTCTCCGAGGAGTCGCTGTCCAAGGCCATGCTGGCGCTGCTGGAACGGGCCAAGCTCGTGGTCGAGCCGGCTGGCGCCGCGGCGGTCGCGGCGGTGATGGACGACGCCCGCGCCTTCGACGCCCCGGTGGTCGCCCTCCTGTCCGGCGGCAACATCGACCCGCTGCTGATGATGCGCATGATCCGCCACGGCCTGGTCTCCGCCGGCCGCTTCCTGGCCCTGCGGCTGCGCATCCCGGACCGCCCCGGCGCGCTGGCGAAGCTGCTCAGCGAACTCGGCGAGGCGGACGCGAACGTGATGGACATCGAGCACCTGTGGACCCGGCCGTCGCTGGCCTTCGGCGAGGTCGAGGTGGCGCTGCAACTGGAGACGCGGGGGATCGCGCACGCCGAGACGCTGATCTCGCGGCTGCGGGCTGCCGGGTATCAGCCGGAGCCGACTTCTTTCTGA
- a CDS encoding ATP-binding cassette domain-containing protein, protein MAAIEAEGLVKIYGGDKKTKEVRALDGVDLAVPEGTILGLLGPNGAGKTTAVRVLTTLLKPDAGTARVLGIDVLHKPNEVRRAIGLSGQYAAVDENLTGRENLVMVGRLYHMDKAAARKRAGELLEEFALTDAADRPSKTYSGGMRRRLDLAAALVVKPPVIFLDEPTTGLDPRTRIAMWDVIAGLVKGGTTLLLTTQYLEEADRLADSIAVVDHGKVIARGTADELKAQIGGERLQIVVSDRERLGEAAELLTRMGTAEPRVHESTREILLPVSGGAQLLVEAIRQLDALGIAIDDVALRRPTLDDVFLQLTGRAAEADEERPAEEFDEGHEPQEALR, encoded by the coding sequence ATGGCAGCCATCGAGGCCGAGGGTCTGGTCAAGATCTACGGCGGCGACAAGAAGACCAAGGAGGTCCGCGCCCTGGACGGCGTGGACCTCGCGGTGCCGGAGGGCACCATCCTGGGCCTGCTCGGGCCGAACGGCGCGGGCAAGACCACGGCGGTGCGCGTTCTGACCACCCTGCTCAAACCGGATGCCGGGACGGCGCGGGTGCTCGGGATCGATGTGCTGCACAAACCGAACGAGGTGCGGCGGGCGATCGGGCTGTCCGGGCAGTACGCGGCGGTCGACGAGAACCTGACCGGCCGGGAGAACCTGGTCATGGTCGGGCGGCTCTACCACATGGACAAGGCCGCGGCCCGGAAGCGGGCCGGGGAGCTGCTGGAGGAGTTCGCGCTCACCGATGCCGCCGACCGGCCGTCCAAGACCTACTCCGGCGGTATGCGGCGGCGGTTGGACCTGGCCGCTGCGCTGGTGGTGAAGCCGCCGGTGATCTTCCTGGACGAGCCGACCACCGGGCTGGACCCGCGGACCCGGATCGCCATGTGGGACGTGATCGCCGGGCTGGTCAAGGGCGGCACGACGCTGCTGCTCACCACGCAGTACCTGGAGGAGGCCGACCGGCTGGCCGACTCGATCGCGGTGGTGGACCACGGCAAGGTGATCGCGCGGGGGACCGCGGACGAGCTCAAGGCGCAGATCGGCGGGGAGCGGCTGCAGATCGTGGTCTCCGACCGGGAGCGGCTCGGCGAGGCCGCGGAGCTGCTGACCCGGATGGGGACGGCCGAGCCGCGGGTGCACGAGTCCACCCGCGAGATCCTGCTGCCGGTCTCCGGCGGGGCGCAGCTGCTGGTCGAGGCGATCCGGCAGTTGGACGCCCTGGGCATCGCGATCGACGATGTGGCGCTGCGCCGGCCGACCCTGGACGACGTGTTCCTGCAGCTGACCGGCCGGGCCGCCGAGGCGGACGAGGAACGGCCGGCCGAGGAGTTCGACGAAGGCCACGAACCGCAGGAGGCGCTGCGATGA
- a CDS encoding ABC transporter permease — protein sequence MSSDTLAPAPPLGGRGPATALHDAWVVTLRNLRRMTRIPEIVVFSSIQPIMFVLLFAFVFGGAIPVPGAGGETAYREFLLPGIFVQTLAFTAATTSVGLADDLHKGLIDRFRSLPISRSAVLAGRTTADWLQNLFVLLVMAICGLAVGWRIHDGFLKAVAGFALLMLFAYAMSWIGATIGLSVRTVEAANTIGFIWIFPLTFLSNAFVPSRKISPQWLQDVANWNPVSATVQALRTLWGNPDGYPPGAKLPWPIAHAPWVSLFWSALILLVFVPLSVRKYRSVST from the coding sequence ATGAGCTCGGACACGCTGGCCCCGGCGCCCCCGCTGGGCGGCCGCGGCCCGGCCACGGCGCTGCACGACGCCTGGGTCGTCACCCTGCGCAACCTGCGCCGCATGACCAGGATCCCGGAGATCGTGGTCTTCTCCTCGATCCAGCCGATCATGTTCGTGCTGCTGTTCGCGTTCGTCTTCGGCGGCGCGATCCCGGTGCCCGGCGCCGGCGGCGAGACCGCCTACCGGGAGTTCCTGCTGCCCGGCATCTTCGTGCAGACGCTCGCCTTCACCGCCGCGACCACCTCCGTGGGTCTGGCCGACGACCTGCACAAGGGCCTGATCGACCGGTTCCGCTCACTGCCGATCTCGCGCTCGGCGGTGCTGGCCGGGCGGACCACCGCCGACTGGCTGCAGAACCTGTTCGTGCTGCTGGTGATGGCGATCTGCGGGCTGGCCGTGGGCTGGCGGATCCACGACGGGTTCCTCAAGGCCGTGGCCGGGTTCGCGCTGCTGATGCTGTTCGCCTACGCGATGAGCTGGATCGGCGCCACGATCGGGCTCTCGGTGCGCACCGTGGAGGCGGCCAACACCATCGGCTTCATCTGGATCTTCCCGCTGACCTTCCTGTCCAACGCCTTCGTGCCCTCGCGCAAGATCTCGCCGCAGTGGCTGCAGGACGTCGCCAACTGGAACCCGGTCTCGGCGACCGTGCAGGCGCTGCGGACGCTATGGGGAAACCCTGACGGGTATCCCCCTGGGGCGAAGCTGCCCTGGCCGATCGCGCACGCGCCGTGGGTGTCGCTGTTCTGGTCGGCGCTGATCCTGCTGGTGTTCGTCCCGCTGTCAGTGCGCAAATACCGCTCGGTATCCACGTGA
- a CDS encoding protein kinase, which translates to MTGPRPGEVLNDRYELIDRIGGGSMGEVWRSRDLVLGRTVAVKIVLPALLDAPTFRARFVAEARVMAMMDHPGIVRVYDYGYTDATDPDTPGAAFLVMEFIEGESLDRVLARTGALEPRFAMKVLASLLDALGAVHRTGVVHRDVKPANVMLTSGGVVLADFGIARSPESLGLTAADALMGTVPYLAPELFHAEPPTSAADVYAVGILGYELLSGRQPFQAASTAAVMYMHMHEPPPPLPDYVATPVAEVLWHALEKDPAHRWADGAEMAEAVRHVLAGPVEAGEDLGAEPGLDGRYGGYAGIPSGYEDTLTDSGGRRRRRPVAEGGYAAAGGAAGAAGVAGAAGVAGAAGYADGLYGDAVGPDGRYGRDAAFGESAASGFGARHGRGDYEGEYPGSYGHAGALGETAHMNAMPGGAPLDGTRVYDERIAPMADSGGRGGHAADFSDGTRLYDGMAPMADSGGRGGHAADFPDGTRVYDLPAAMADSGGGRHAGPVTHHGANEPPMPPMHSTPPTPPMRRRGAEPHQGASGASGGYGGRGGGLRPDMRRKALITAAVALPALLGLSVALAVSSSGKSPDGGAPGPGPAQQTDVPTAGTGTDDTVPPTEPVPTSTSVYGHTYPHHTYTTYPTAGHSTGYGASSTATDPTSTGSRSGQPTDTGSTASSSQPGLPSSTSSSQGTTTPPSSASSHPSTSSS; encoded by the coding sequence ATGACAGGACCTAGACCGGGCGAGGTGTTGAACGACCGGTACGAGCTGATCGACCGCATCGGCGGCGGCTCGATGGGCGAGGTGTGGCGCAGCCGCGACCTGGTGCTCGGCCGGACCGTCGCGGTGAAGATCGTGCTGCCCGCCCTGCTGGACGCGCCGACCTTCCGGGCCCGCTTCGTGGCCGAGGCCCGGGTCATGGCGATGATGGACCACCCCGGCATCGTCCGGGTGTACGACTACGGCTACACCGACGCCACCGATCCGGACACGCCGGGCGCTGCGTTCCTGGTGATGGAGTTCATCGAGGGCGAGTCGCTGGACCGGGTGCTGGCGCGCACCGGGGCGCTGGAGCCGCGCTTCGCGATGAAGGTGCTGGCCTCGCTGCTGGACGCGCTGGGCGCCGTGCACCGGACCGGTGTGGTGCACCGGGACGTGAAGCCGGCGAACGTGATGCTCACCTCCGGCGGCGTGGTGCTGGCCGACTTCGGCATCGCGCGCTCCCCGGAGTCGCTGGGGCTGACCGCCGCCGACGCGCTGATGGGCACCGTCCCCTACCTGGCGCCCGAACTCTTCCACGCCGAGCCCCCGACCTCGGCGGCCGACGTCTACGCGGTCGGCATCCTGGGCTACGAGCTGCTGTCCGGCCGCCAGCCCTTCCAGGCCGCCAGCACCGCCGCGGTGATGTACATGCACATGCACGAGCCGCCGCCCCCGTTGCCGGACTACGTCGCCACCCCGGTCGCCGAGGTGCTGTGGCACGCGCTGGAGAAGGACCCCGCGCACCGCTGGGCCGACGGCGCCGAGATGGCCGAGGCGGTGCGGCACGTGCTCGCCGGCCCCGTGGAGGCCGGCGAGGACCTCGGGGCCGAGCCCGGTCTGGACGGCCGCTACGGCGGCTACGCCGGGATCCCGAGCGGGTACGAGGACACGCTGACCGACTCCGGCGGACGCCGCCGCCGGCGGCCCGTTGCCGAGGGCGGATACGCGGCAGCCGGGGGTGCTGCCGGGGCCGCTGGAGTCGCCGGAGCCGCCGGGGTTGCCGGAGCCGCCGGTTACGCCGACGGGTTATACGGCGACGCCGTCGGCCCGGACGGCCGCTACGGTCGCGACGCGGCGTTCGGGGAGAGCGCCGCGTCCGGTTTTGGTGCCCGGCACGGCCGCGGGGACTATGAGGGCGAATATCCCGGCTCTTACGGTCACGCCGGCGCCCTCGGAGAGACCGCGCACATGAACGCGATGCCCGGCGGGGCGCCCCTGGACGGCACCCGGGTCTACGACGAGCGAATAGCCCCGATGGCGGACTCCGGGGGCCGTGGCGGCCACGCCGCGGACTTCTCGGACGGGACCCGCCTCTACGACGGAATGGCTCCGATGGCGGACTCCGGGGGCCGTGGCGGCCATGCCGCGGACTTCCCGGACGGGACCCGCGTCTACGACCTCCCGGCCGCGATGGCCGACTCCGGCGGCGGCCGGCACGCGGGCCCGGTCACCCACCACGGTGCCAACGAGCCCCCGATGCCCCCGATGCACTCAACGCCTCCGACGCCCCCGATGCGGCGGCGCGGGGCCGAACCGCACCAGGGCGCCTCAGGCGCCTCCGGCGGCTACGGCGGCCGTGGCGGGGGTCTGCGGCCCGACATGCGGCGCAAGGCGCTCATCACCGCGGCGGTGGCCCTGCCGGCCCTGCTGGGGCTGTCCGTGGCGCTCGCGGTGAGCTCCTCGGGGAAATCGCCCGACGGCGGCGCCCCCGGTCCCGGCCCGGCGCAGCAGACCGATGTGCCGACCGCCGGCACGGGCACCGACGACACGGTGCCGCCGACCGAGCCGGTGCCCACCTCGACCAGCGTCTACGGGCACACGTACCCGCACCACACGTACACCACGTACCCGACCGCCGGTCACTCCACGGGCTACGGGGCGTCCTCGACCGCGACCGATCCGACCAGCACCGGCAGCCGCTCGGGCCAGCCCACCGACACCGGCTCCACCGCCAGCTCCAGCCAGCCCGGGCTGCCGAGCTCGACCAGCTCGTCGCAGGGCACGACCACGCCGCCGTCCTCGGCGTCGTCGCATCCCTCGACCAGCTCCAGCTGA